Below is a genomic region from Maledivibacter sp..
TAGTAACATAGGTCTTTGCTTTTTTTACTGCTTCTGCAATAGATAATCCCTTCGCTAGATTTGCGGCTATAGCCGAGGATAGTGTGCAACCTGTTCCATGGGTATGTTTAGTTTCAATACGTGTTTGTTTTAGAAGATGAAAATCATTGCCATCATATAATACATCCGTTGCATCATCGGATAAATGACCGCCTTTGACCAATACATAGCTAGGACCTAGCTGATGTAATTTTTTTGCGGCTTCTTTCATAGCTTCAAGATTATCAATCTTACAATCCAATATTTCCTCTGCCTCTGGTAAGTTTGGTGTTATCAAGGTAGCCATGGGAAGTAAGACTTCTATAAGAGTTTTCTTGGCTTCTGGATTTAATAAGTCATAGCCACTTTTAGAAATCATAACCGGATCTAGTACAATAGGTGGTAGGTCATATTCCTTTAGAGTCTTTGCAATTGTTTTTATAGTCTCTATTTCCGATACCATACCTATTTTAACAGCGGACACATGGATATCATCAAATATAGCTTGGATCTGCCCTGCTATAACCTTAGGACTGATGTTTTGAACATCAAAAACCCCCTTCGTATTTTGAGCGGTTACAGCGGTAATAACGCTCATTCCATATGTACCTAGAGCTGAGAAAGCTTTTAAATCTGCTTGAATACCAGCTCCACCACAACTATCTGAACCTGCTATTGTTAAACAATTTTTCATGATTACATGCTCCTTTCTTTATCTTCAATAGACAATTTATTACCTATAGTTAGTAGGAGATAGGCGATAATACTTCCCATTAGTGAACTACTAAGGAATGGGATAATAAAAAATGTTGCTGCACATTTTGCACCAAGAACAAATTTCGCAATAGGAAAGGATACTAAGCCTCCTAATATACCAGTACCAAAGACTTCACCTAAAATAGCTAAGGGTTTTTTCTTGGTAGCCCTATATAGTATTCCCGCTGAAAATGCTCCTATCATACTTCCAGGGAAGGCTAGTAGGGAGCCCACACCAATAATATTTCTGAGTAGTGAAATGATAAAAGCATTTCCTAAGGCAAACCATGGGCCTAGCCATA
It encodes:
- the thiW gene encoding energy coupling factor transporter S component ThiW, translating into MKTKRLVFSSLLIGIGTITGHLIYIPIGVSKIFPVQHAINILSAVWLGPWFALGNAFIISLLRNIIGVGSLLAFPGSMIGAFSAGILYRATKKKPLAILGEVFGTGILGGLVSFPIAKFVLGAKCAATFFIIPFLSSSLMGSIIAYLLLTIGNKLSIEDKERSM
- the thiD gene encoding bifunctional hydroxymethylpyrimidine kinase/phosphomethylpyrimidine kinase, which codes for MKNCLTIAGSDSCGGAGIQADLKAFSALGTYGMSVITAVTAQNTKGVFDVQNISPKVIAGQIQAIFDDIHVSAVKIGMVSEIETIKTIAKTLKEYDLPPIVLDPVMISKSGYDLLNPEAKKTLIEVLLPMATLITPNLPEAEEILDCKIDNLEAMKEAAKKLHQLGPSYVLVKGGHLSDDATDVLYDGNDFHLLKQTRIETKHTHGTGCTLSSAIAANLAKGLSIAEAVKKAKTYVTTAIKNGFSIGHGVGPTHHFYELYRKAGILNE